A single Amphiprion ocellaris isolate individual 3 ecotype Okinawa chromosome 15, ASM2253959v1, whole genome shotgun sequence DNA region contains:
- the ciarta gene encoding circadian associated repressor of transcription a: MNSLGKSSKWPSYDSLPSTSSFLPSESEQTEDEADVFSEGEGDGGMRKSASAYERITLSGNYLHSPPRSDQLHSKSECDESEHCPDKTKHPDSVSSLGPAALRSSSATPGDLAFAQKCADLHRFTYPLLELLHGLKSGRFDRGLTSFQQSVAIDRLQRILGILQKPEMGEKYLQNLLQIEILLKMWFPQMAFKSSDTPNETTTPKLGPHWHQNQLHMPVKKRKLSWSDPDQPGKVPAKHYHRQHGKHGSCHAATLLDGVSTCLPGSSKKQKTPEDATAEAAGDSRAAGHEFTGMPSYLCSRRENPSRKQPQICPPSLCGSPATQDSSVSSSNTITTTDSP, from the exons ATGAACTCATTGGGAAAATCTTCCAAATGGCCGTCTTATGACTCACTACCCTCCACCTCGAGCTTCCTCCCCAGCGAGAGCGAGCAGACTGAGGACGAAGCAGATGTCTTCTCGGAGGGAGAGGGGGACGGCGGAATGAGAAAGTCTGCGTCGGCCTACGAGAGAATCACACTTTCTGGGAATTACCTCCATTCCCCACCTCGTTCAGATCAGCTGCACTCAAAGTCAGAGTGTGACGAGTCGGAACACTGCCCCGACAAAACcaaacatccagactcagtGTCTTCTCTGGGACCTGCCGCCCTGAGATCATCATCAGCGACACCGGGGGATCTGGCGTTCGCTCAGAAA tgtgcagATTTGCACAGGTTTACCTATCCTTTGCTTGAGCTTCTGCATGGACTGAAGAGCGGACGATTTGACAGAG GTTTAACCAGTTTCCAGCAGAGTGTCGCCATTGACAGACTACAGAGGATTCTTGGGATTCTGCAGAAACCTGAAATGGG TGagaaatatcttcaaaatctgcTGCAAATAGAGATCCTGCTCAAAATGTGGTTCCCTCAGATGGCATTTAAGTCCTCAGACACGCCGAATGAAACCACCACTCCTAAACTTGGACCGCACTGGCACCAAAATCAACTCCACATGCCAGTTAAG AAGAGAAAACTGAGCTGGTCTGACCCTGACCAGCCGGGCAAAGTTCCAGCCAAGCATTATCACCGTCAACATGGAAAGCATGGGAGCTGCCACGCTGCAACTTTGCTCGACGGGGTTTCCACGTGTCTACCTGGATCAtcgaaaaaacagaaaactccGGAAGACGCGACAGCCGAAGCAGCTGGGGACAGCCGTGCAGCCGGACATGAGTTTACAGGCATGCCGTCTTATTTATGTAGCAGGAGAGAAAATCCGAGTCGGAAGCAGCCTCAGATTTGTCCGCCCTCCTTGTGCGGCAGTCCAGCTACACAGGACagctcagtgtcctcaagcaatACCATAACTACAACTGACTCACCTTAG